The following nucleotide sequence is from Pseudochaenichthys georgianus chromosome 17, fPseGeo1.2, whole genome shotgun sequence.
acacacacacacacacacacacacacacacactctcctgaaCTCTTATAAAAAGTACGATTATTAACAGTATTTCAAGAGTTTTGATCAGAAATTCTCTCAATTTTGAGTAGAAAAAGTCATGAAAATTGTCTACAAACTTATAAAGGTATCGATGATTCTGTCTTTAATGAAACTAACTTCCGTAATTACACCGCCGGTTCATAATGCTCTCTGTTTTAAACGTTTGTATTTGATCTACTTCATTGCATATTTGTTGTGTgaaattgtgtttttaaagTGAATTTTAATAACCTCAAAAGccctatttaaaataaattactaTTATTATGAATTATTAtgtattcttttttttaccttcattgtatttatttgatctCATTTTGTATCTCTATAAAATATCTCTATCTCCTTTTACACTCAAATCCCTTTCATGAATTAAATCTCAAACACAGAGTCTAAAGAGTTTTAAAGTATTACATGAATCACTAAATCCCGTGTTTTCTGATGTACTTCTCAACAGTGGACTCCTGCTGATCCCCCTGCGGTAAGtgttgtatattttttattttgaatacgACTAAACAAaacgtttgtttttttaaatgcgtTGGTATTCAACCCTCAAAAGCTGAAGTTCTGCTTTACACGAACATTAGACTATCATTTCCTGTTAGCTCGAGCTGACCACCAACCTGCAGTATTTATACACACTCACAGTTTCCAGCAGTGTGTCTTCGCACAAACACACCTTTATGTGTCACATCCTACTTCCTGTTAATTGGCATGCAAACACACATGAAGATCTTGACCCTCGGGGCTTAAAATCATTAAGCAATACACCCCAACATGTCTAAAAGAAGTATGTATGTGTTCAAACGAGTGTCGCCGAAGCACATTTGATAACTCCTTTCAACTGTTTTCATCCCACAGAAGAAGAAGCCCGTGGAGGCAGGCATTTATGCGGTGAGACCTCTAATTCTAATGCTTAAAAAGACATTAAAAACTGCACATGATGGAAACGTGAACGCTTAAGGCACAAGTGCATGGTAAATAAACCTATTTTTATTCACCATACCTTGCTGTCAGAAAAGACCAATCTCACTTTGTGCAGGAAATGCTCACATCCTTGTTCTGTAGACATGGTACTTCTAACACAAGGTACCTTTTAACTATGTTTCCGTGTGTGTCCTGCAGGGTTTGACCTCTCAGAGCACCGACACCTACGAGACCATCAAAATGGATAAGAAGCCGATGGTCTGACGGGACGCTCTTGAAGCTTTAAACTGTATATTCTCCTGCCTTTTCTTTTTGTAAAATATACTGCTCTTATTTCCAAGCTGCGCGTGTACGTGATGGTGAAACTAACTTAATTTAACAACGCACTAATAAAGGCTTGATGTGTTGTCACTGCGTTTCACAGCTGTGTCACCCGAGTTACTCAGAAAACAGAAGTTAAGGTTATTTCTAATCATCTTCCCTTTTTTTCAAAGAATGACGGAGAACTTGTAAAACCCACAACGTATTTAAACTCAGAAAAAGGAGTGAAACTTGTTCTATAACGCAATCATTAACATAATCTGTTTATTATTCTGTGATACATGTTAGATTAGATTCTCAGTGGACATTTGTCTTTGGTTTATCAAATTCATATTTCTAAAAAGCCCAAAGTGAAGATTTCAAATGTCCGTCTTTGTCTGGAGAACAGTCCAAAGGTCCTAAAGATATTCAGATATACGATGTGTAAAACCAGCAGATTCTTAAAAATATGAAGgttcttgtttttgttgttacattttctaTCAATCATCTAATTGATTAATCGACTTAACTCTACTAATAAGCTGGAAAGTCCAAATCATGAATTGGTTTAATAGGATTTAACTTGGACTTATTAAAtactcattcatttcatttatcTGATTTAACTTTGCATGCGTTTTTGAAGCTTTTAATCAAATCCTCGTATTTGAAACACAACTTTCATGTTTTAACAAGTTTTAATTTCAATTCCAATGTTCAAACGTTTGATTGCTTTAATGTGTCTTCTGACTTTTAAATACAAACGAATCTCAAAAAATGTTGTCTTATGTAATAGATGCATGTGATCCGCTTTATGTCTATGCTCAAAAACAATGACACTGCATCCTTACATGTCAGTTTTGCAAATCCTTGTCAAATTGGGTGAAATTAAAAACACTTAAAATTAGTTTAatcttcaattcaattcaaatagctttattggcatgaccaTAATTACATACAGTATTGCCATTTAGGATGTACTTTTAAGTTAATAAACATTTTTGAATAAAACAAGATCAACTTTTTGAACATAATCTAGAAATGAACCGCAATTACCGGAGAATCCAGAAAGTAAATCTAACATTTTAACGTCTTAAAATGTACAACAGAAGATGGCCCTCACACACGTTCACTGAACGCCCGTCTCCGTGTGCCTGAGTGACATTCTCCCACGTATTTACAACAAAACTGGAAAGGTTTTGAAAACAGATTGACGACAGTTCGCTCTGCGGCTGTGAGCACGGTTTCCCCTCAGGCTCTTCACAACAGCATAACACACTGAACGTGTGAAACAAAATACACCCAGAGCTGGGGTCACAGCTGCAATAATGATGGTGAAATGAATATGAATTAGCCCATACAATCATGTTTCATGGGCTCGTCTCACTTTTGTTGATTCCAAGTAGACATGTTGCGATGAGACGAGTGTTTTCTTTCTGTAACAACACAATAAATGACCCTTTAtgccttctgtgtgtgtgtgtgtgtgtgtgtgtgtgtgtgtgtgtgtgtgtgtgtgtgtgtgtgtgtgtgtgtgtgtgtgtgtgtgtgtgtgtgtgtgtgtgtgtgtgtgtgtgtgtgtgtgtggtgtgtgtgtgtgtgtgtgtgtgtgtgtgtgtgtgtgtgtgtgtgtgtgtgtgtgtgtgtgtgtgtgtggcctagcattactatacttgtggggacctaaatctgtttacacagtcacgtgtggggacaaaatggaggtccccatgaatcattaattgtatgtgtgtgtgtgtgtgtgtgtgtgtgtgtgtgtgtgtgtgtgtgtgtgtgtgtgtgtgtgtgtgtgtgtgtgtgtgtgtgtgtgtgtgtgtgtgtgtgtgtgtgtgtgtgtgtgtgtgtgtgtgtgtgtgtgtgtgtctgcgttttTACTGCTGCTGTTCAATCAGATTGATACTTTTCAGAATTCAATGCATTATCCTTTTTGAATATTAGACTGATGATGAATGAGGATGAGTACGTGGATGACTGCAGCAGGTGTGTGTCACTTCAACATGAtattgttttttgggggcagagtATGTGATGAAATGAACTTCTGTGGCTGCGAGGTGTCTTTCAATCGGAAGGTTGTGGGTTTGATACACCTGTCCATGTATCCTTTGGCAAGATACTCAATCCCTTGCAAGGATGTGTGAGCTTTGTTGAGCAGGTCACATTATGGCAGCCCCTGCTTCTGTATGAATGAGTGAATGTTGACTTGTATAGCGCTTAATAGAGTAATTTAGACTGGATAAAGTGACTAATAAATGCAGTCCAATTACCATTTACCATGTATCTGTAGTTCACATCAGTATGAATTAAGCGTTCTGTCATTGTAGCTGCAGGTTATCATTAGTTCAAGTCAACAGATAAACATCTGAAACGAGAGGATCATCTTCCCGTCACTCATATTAGTCAGGTtgttttggaaaaactggatCATTTGGAATTTCACACGATATAATGCTGCGTTCAAGTTTTCCTGGGATATTAAGATTTCTACAAGTGAGACTTGTGTTATCACGCATCATTTTCTGGatgtgttatttatttaatCATTTAATAAACATTATCAATGTCTATATTTCTAAACTTTAAATACTGTAGTATGTGTTTGCTCATGTAACCTTAGAAGACCATTAGGCTTCATCCTCATTAACAGAGGTATTGAGATGTATGATGCTTGCTAACAAAAAAGTATAgggaaacaaataataataataataataataataataataataataatgaattatAGCTAAAAGTACAGGACAATAAAAATGCTGTGGAGTAGATAATAAAGTAGAAGACTCCGCCTTTTGAAAAACGTGTACTGACGTCTTTTGAGGGATTTCTGTGCTCTTATGTTGTTGTTATGATATTTACAGGAAGCATAGGTTTACGAAAGCTTCATAACTACACAATTACATATAAAACAAaccataatattaataatatggCTGGGAATTGTAGATGTGTGTCATGTCCAAGCACTATAAGAGGTCAATGCATAACAAACTGCAAGTCTATTAATCACTAACTATTAATCACTGTCTTTTAACCCCACCAAACAACCATTCTGCTGAGGCCTGCAGTTTGATATATCAAAGAAAGCACATTGTGTCCACTACATTTTTTAGAAATATTGAAAGGTGACTTATTAACAGGTAACAGTATGTTAATTGTTGGCAAATCCAACTTTCTCAGTCTtacctgaacgcagcattaagtGGGCGCGTCTACATCAAAAAGTGGGCGGAGTCGGCACAGACAGGTAGAGGCTCAAACCTGCTGTAGGTGCTTCTGCTGGTGCGCGACAAAGGAAGAGCTCTCTGTTTCGTCAATAGACTTATTTTTCTTTCTGTATTAGCTTACATGTAATTAGAAGTTTCTCCGTTTCTCTGCTTACAATTTTGTTATTTATCTGCCGAGTTGTTCCTCTGGGTAATTAAGTGAATGCACTTTACGAGTTGCACTTAATCCATATTACTACAGCAGTGGACAAGTGTTGGATTTTTCTTTACAAGcatcatgtgtgtgttttgaagAGGAAACACCTGCTGAGGACTTTAAGGTGCTGCGATCACTGACGCGTCCCGTCTGAACTTAAAGCAGAAATCATCATGAAGTCTCTATAACAGTTTTCCAGCCGAGAAAGGAATCTGAGCTTTTAGTTTTGGATCAGAGATGGATCTGACCGGGCAAAGGTTAAAGTACCTGGCGCTGCTGTTACTCTCTGGTGAGTTTTACGTTACAATTCACATGACAATATCACAGTTGTATGAAACCCCCTGTCATTTCGGGACCCCTGCTGTCGTTGATGTCTTTAAAGCTTATGTGGTCCAGAAATTACTTTTCTGTGCATATTGTcaagctctgctctgctctgttacAGAAAGTGACTGTAATATTCCTGAAATTCAGTTGCAATATGCCTGTAACTAAATATAGTCTTTACAGTATTTACCTTATTGTATTTTCCAGTTCATATAATATTCCTATACTGTCTCCTATAAGAAGAAAGGGAAGGAATGAAAAGATAAAATAATCATATGGTGCCTAATGGTTACTTTTATAATATATGTTGTGTGCTATAATAACATCATTCTACTTCCTACAAAACCTTGAGTGAGCCAGTAAAATGTAGTTACTTTAAAGTAAACATCTATacgtatctatctatatatatattttcttttctttcaccATAAAGATCCAtaacaaacctttatttataacaCGTTTTGATAAGTACGTCTGCGCAAACTGTCTAAATCTTTTCGGACATCTCTAATCTTTGTGACACAATGCATTTTCTTCTAATCTAATCTAGAATTCAATCTTAATCAAATAGATTTTCAGGATGTCTTTTAATGCCAAATGATAACCATGTCTCGGCCACGTAGTTCCAGTGGAGGTCAATCTCAATTCTACAGCATGTAATGATGTGTTAGGCAGTAGTGTGCTCACAACCTAGTGCAAAGGTTTGGGGAAGGCTTTTCTTCTTGTTTCAAAGACATAATTAACTCCTGTGCAGAAAGGTTTAATGTTTGTCCCGTTTGGTGTGGAGCAACTGGCCTAAACTCAGCCCCAACATCAACACAATCCAAACACTTGGATCAttcttcttctgtttctgtttgCCCCATTTGTATTGCTTTATGTCTTAATGGTTGCATTGACAGTCGAACTTAATATAATCATTGCCAAAAAACGAATCCTTATCTATCGTGCTTATGAAAGTAAAGCCGAGGAACCTCTGAATCTGTCCATTGCTCCTGTGGCTAAATGGCAGCTGATCCCTtcacaggcccggttctacgggggtgcataagggtgcattgcaccctcagttgagtcgttatgcaccctcatttgaaaaatgaaaagtaaaaaaaaaaaaaatgaaaagtgaaaaatattacattttgcctactattactaacaatagtagtaataataataataataataataataataataataataataataataataagaagaagaatttagttgaaataaaataaattgtaattgtggttggatagcattgtctgctgcatttatttgatcaatttaaacggtaagtaacgttatgtcaggtgcgcgtgacctgtgccgctgcacattcatcatctgcaaggtgcttacacagcagtcagtgatggatcagaaaatggttaaaacaaccagcccttatcgccagcatacactgcatctactgcaggtaataacagttcagatcatggggacattacgttactgtcgtggacactaacgtcctcccgcctgactcgccggctttgcccgcctcgcccacagaggcggagcagccacagccgttTTCGTTACctcaaacaccgccacccctcggcggcccgcaagtgccagaggacctctgcaaaacagagcctgcccaggtatatttaaaaaagtacccaactcgcctgtacagtggggtgaggcgctcattttgcagctcatggtttcaaaacagagattggctggaatattcatgtaaaaaagatgccatgcatgtagacatttcggttcaagtaagtcagatgccttcaccacaactggctacaacaactggcgccatgctcttataggctacgtgataagggactgggaaggcataatcaagcaaagagcacatagatccatagatctcttaatgttgctctcaaagtgcaccagattgatagttttaacttcaatattttaaaaaaaaattctcgggggagcatgcccccggaccccccccggaggaggtgaggacccccatagagggtgttaggtacactccccaattataaaaatagcactttaacactgcaccctctctaatctcagatgcacccttagtcattttgttctggaaccgggcctgtccCTTCAGCCAGTGGACAGTCTTCACAGCACCTCATCATAGCCGCAGATCAACACCCGTTTTGTTTAAACAAAGTGTTCAACAATAGCTCATGGGTGTAATGTCAGGGTGTCCACCTTCTCTTTGTGCCTGCAGGTGCGGAGGACGAGGCAGCATGGCAGAATGTGGCTCCGTCACATTCTTACTTTGAGTTAAAACATGAAACTGATTGCCCAACCtgcgtcctcctcttcgtcacTGTTGATGCTTTTCTTTGCGTTCTTCAGTGGAGATTAAACCCTGCTGTCCCGCTGCTTTAAAGCACACTGGACACCGTTGTTTTTCTTTAATCCTGCAAGAACATGTGTGATAAAGTTACTGCGATCCAGAGTGAACAGGAAAAGCCTGTAGAGCAGCCTGAAGTGTTTgtataacgtgtgtgtgtgcagtttgtgtgtgtgtgtgtgcagtgtgtgtttaACAATTTCTTTTGCTTTGTTTTTTATCTCTGTGTGTTGACTCTCACCTCTGTCTTAATTTCTCTTTGCCTCCGTTTCAATTTTACTGTCTAAGACACAGTGGTTGATgaaataagtacttttactcaagtactgtatacTTAGAGTTACTTCTACGACACTACATTTTAGAAGCCAATATTGTACCTTTCACTCCACTACGTTACTTGACAGCTCTTAGTTACTTGTTACTTAGATTTAGATTATTAGCTTATACAAAAATGGAATCAATTATTAAATAAACGATGACATATATGTATAGGTTACCCAGCAACAGTATAACGTTATTCAAATGAGCTCCTCATTTACCAGCTGTGATAAAAGCACATCAATAATCATAATATAACTTCACAACTCAATATatgaataatataataatacagtATAGGATTCTGAAATGCGCCATTACAAAAACGTTCACTTTTGGCACTTTAGGTACTTTTTGATCCCAATATTTTTTGCAATTTTACGTAAGGAAGATTCTGAATGcattacttttttttacttaagtaaacacgtgcttcttccaccactgataAGACGCCATGTCCCCGTTGCAATATATGTTGTTTTTCTAAAAATGGTGCACGAAACCTAATATCTGCCCAGGATAAATAGTGTGTTTTTCTTGTGAAGGATACTGATTCTCTTTCTTCTCCTTTATTGATGGGAAAGTGTtcgtctcctcttcctcttgtaCTACTCTCCTCTCCTTCTCTCCCTACTTAGGTCACCCACACTGTAGTCCTTTGTTGTCCTAATTTAAACCCACCGCTCAGTTGGTGTTCCCGACTGtgtgggattttatctgtgGGAGTTCGTGTCCCATATCGACTGTATTGTAATCATTACTCGAGCTCATGAATGAGTAACCACAGAAAGCAGTGTTTCCCCCCGAGAAATCAAAGGGCACATGTTTGGGTTTCCCTGTTAGAGTTGTAGAAGCATGGCTCTCTCCCACCCTGCGCACTCTGGATTGTGTGTCACTCCCACGCTTAGACTTTTCGTGATAAAAGTCTAAATCATTAATCGCACCCACCGATGACAGCTTTGATAGCCTCACTGATAGGAGACTACAAAGTCACTGAAGTGCTGTAGCTTCGAAAAACTCTCACTTTGTCGGGTTAAAATTGAATACTCGTTCCCAATTTCTTTAGAAAATGTAGATTTTCATGCAAAAACTCTGGTAACATTTAAAACATTGCACCTGTTCATGCTAAATAATAAGTAGAATGTTTGCACACTGTTTATTTATGTTATAGCGTTTGTGTCATGGACCTTTTTGGAATGAAATTCACATTATTAAACATCATCT
It contains:
- the LOC117462620 gene encoding high affinity immunoglobulin epsilon receptor subunit gamma-like produces the protein MRGLQCVAFGDMNVCYILDGILILYGIILTVLYCRMRWTPADPPAKKKPVEAGIYAGLTSQSTDTYETIKMDKKPMV